One window from the genome of Streptomyces sp. NBC_00708 encodes:
- a CDS encoding BMP family ABC transporter substrate-binding protein, protein MRRVSKITAACAITAALALTATACGESSDESSGSDDGKMKIGMAYDVGGRGDNSFNDSAARGLDKAKAEFGAETKELTAKNGESSADRDQRLQSLAEGGYNPVIAIGFAYKDAVDKIAPKYPKVSFGLVDSVSDAKNVANIVFTEEQGSYLAGVAAALKSKDDKIGFIGGVDLPLIKKFAAGFRQGVMDTKPKATVQIQYLSTGSDLSGFGSPDKGKAAAKGMLDKGVDVIFAAAGGSGAGSIEAVAGKKGAWSIGVDSDQALDPALAKYKDTILTSVVKNVDSGVFDLVKSVKDGKPLTGTQTYSLAKGGVSLTPTGDHLKDIQTQLDEAKKKIVDGTIKVKTTT, encoded by the coding sequence TTGCGCCGGGTATCCAAGATCACCGCCGCGTGTGCCATCACCGCGGCGCTCGCGCTCACCGCCACCGCGTGTGGCGAGTCGTCCGACGAGAGTTCCGGCTCGGACGACGGCAAGATGAAGATCGGCATGGCCTACGACGTCGGCGGCCGTGGCGACAACTCGTTCAACGACTCCGCCGCGCGCGGCCTGGACAAGGCCAAGGCCGAGTTCGGCGCCGAGACGAAGGAGCTGACCGCCAAGAACGGTGAGAGCTCCGCCGACCGCGACCAGCGCCTCCAGTCGCTCGCCGAGGGCGGCTACAACCCGGTCATCGCGATCGGCTTCGCGTACAAGGACGCGGTCGACAAGATCGCGCCCAAGTACCCGAAGGTCAGCTTCGGCCTGGTCGACTCGGTCTCCGACGCGAAGAACGTCGCCAACATCGTCTTCACCGAGGAGCAGGGCTCGTACCTCGCCGGTGTCGCGGCGGCGCTGAAGTCCAAGGACGACAAGATCGGCTTCATCGGCGGCGTCGACCTCCCGCTGATCAAGAAGTTCGCGGCCGGCTTCCGCCAGGGCGTCATGGACACCAAGCCGAAGGCCACGGTGCAGATCCAGTACCTGTCCACCGGCTCGGACCTCTCCGGCTTCGGCAGCCCCGACAAGGGCAAGGCCGCCGCCAAGGGCATGCTCGACAAGGGCGTCGACGTCATCTTCGCCGCCGCGGGCGGCTCGGGTGCCGGTTCGATCGAGGCCGTCGCCGGCAAGAAGGGCGCCTGGTCCATCGGCGTCGACTCCGACCAGGCTCTGGACCCGGCCCTGGCGAAGTACAAGGACACGATCCTGACCTCGGTCGTCAAGAACGTCGACTCCGGCGTCTTCGACCTGGTCAAGTCGGTCAAGGACGGCAAGCCGCTGACCGGCACCCAGACGTACTCCCTGGCCAAGGGCGGCGTCAGCCTGACCCCCACGGGTGACCACCTCAAGGACATCCAGACCCAGCTCGACGAGGCGAAGAAGAAGATCGTCGACGGCACCATCAAGGTCAAGACCACGACCTGA
- a CDS encoding ABC transporter permease — protein MTVTATSTPPPAAPKVSGGKSGRSRLSFPVILLIIAGVLLALSAVRAITGAQDVTSAGQISAALAMAVPIGLAGLGGLWSERAGVVNIGLEGMMILGTFFGAWAGWQTSPWLGVLAGVVGGMLGGLLHAVATITFGVDHIISGIAINILALGFTTYFAKLWFNTGEAAAKGGSPKQSPPADEITSVTIPGLSDGLHSIEKHHWFFVSDLAGILGGLVTNLSLLTILAIVLFVATFFVLWKTAFGLRLRSCGENPVAAESLGVNVYTYKYVAVVVSGGLAGLGGAFLSLVTSHIYNEGQTGGRGYIGLAAMIFGNWRPGGLAMGAGLFGFADALQLRNGGESVHALLLLLFVVLVGIAAWKLYRKSWLQGVVSAVIAAVVLVWYLGTDSVPTEFVSATPYIVTLLVLSLSAQRLRMPKADGMRYRKGQGK, from the coding sequence GTGACCGTCACGGCGACTTCCACCCCGCCCCCGGCGGCCCCCAAGGTCTCCGGCGGCAAGAGCGGCCGTTCCCGCCTCTCGTTCCCCGTCATCCTGCTGATCATCGCGGGCGTCCTGCTCGCGCTGTCCGCCGTGCGCGCCATCACCGGCGCCCAGGACGTCACCTCGGCGGGCCAGATCAGCGCCGCGCTCGCCATGGCCGTGCCGATCGGCCTCGCCGGTCTCGGCGGTCTGTGGTCCGAGCGGGCCGGCGTGGTCAACATCGGCCTCGAAGGCATGATGATCCTCGGCACCTTCTTCGGTGCCTGGGCCGGCTGGCAGACCAGCCCCTGGCTCGGCGTCCTCGCCGGTGTCGTCGGCGGCATGCTCGGCGGTCTGCTCCACGCGGTCGCCACCATCACCTTCGGCGTCGACCACATCATCTCCGGTATCGCGATCAACATCCTGGCGCTCGGTTTCACCACCTACTTCGCCAAGCTGTGGTTCAACACCGGTGAGGCGGCGGCCAAGGGCGGCTCCCCGAAGCAGTCCCCGCCGGCCGACGAGATCACCTCGGTGACCATCCCGGGCCTCTCCGACGGACTGCACTCCATCGAGAAGCACCACTGGTTCTTCGTCTCCGACCTGGCCGGCATCCTCGGCGGCCTGGTCACCAACCTCTCGCTGCTGACGATCCTGGCCATCGTGCTGTTCGTGGCGACCTTCTTCGTCCTGTGGAAGACCGCGTTCGGCCTGCGGCTGCGCTCCTGCGGCGAGAACCCGGTCGCCGCCGAATCGCTCGGCGTCAACGTCTACACGTACAAGTACGTGGCCGTGGTCGTCTCCGGCGGCCTCGCGGGCCTCGGCGGCGCCTTCCTCTCCCTGGTCACCTCGCACATCTACAACGAGGGCCAGACCGGCGGACGCGGTTACATCGGTCTCGCCGCGATGATCTTCGGCAACTGGCGCCCCGGCGGACTCGCCATGGGCGCGGGCCTGTTCGGCTTCGCCGACGCGCTCCAGCTGCGCAACGGCGGCGAGTCCGTCCACGCGCTGCTCCTGCTGCTGTTCGTCGTCCTCGTCGGCATCGCCGCCTGGAAGCTCTACCGCAAGAGCTGGCTGCAGGGCGTCGTCAGCGCGGTCATCGCGGCCGTCGTCCTGGTCTGGTACCTCGGTACGGACAGCGTGCCCACCGAGTTCGTGAGCGCCACGCCGTACATCGTCACGCTGCTCGTCCTCTCGCTCTCCGCGCAGCGGCTGCGGATGCCGAAGGCGGACGGCATGCGCTACCGCAAGGGCCAGGGCAAGTGA
- a CDS encoding ABC transporter permease — MKKIDKERLLLGIAAPVLAIVVAFLVTALVLAATGKEPFNAFGIMFDYGLKSDSQVYILNKATTYYLAGLAVAVGFRMNLFNIGVDGQYRLAAFFAAALGGALTLPGALQIPLIILTAMIVGAMWAGIAGLLKVTRGVSEVVSTIMLNSIATAVIGYLLQQNRLGHLDEAGTKISTKPLPESSHFFEFPTTPTPVWGFIVVAVVAGIAYWFTLSRTRFGFDLRTVGQSGSAAEASGVNVRRMVITSMLISGAVAGLIGMPTLLNDSHEFSGDFPVGIGFTGIAIALLGRNHPVGIALGALLWGFLERGTGKLEFEGYDKEIVGVIQGVIVLCVVIAYEVVRRYGLKRQQSKVGAELAAQAARNSDQQEVSA, encoded by the coding sequence ATGAAGAAGATCGACAAGGAGCGCCTGCTCCTGGGGATCGCGGCCCCCGTTCTCGCGATCGTGGTCGCCTTCCTGGTGACGGCACTCGTGCTCGCCGCCACCGGCAAGGAGCCGTTCAACGCCTTCGGCATCATGTTCGACTACGGACTGAAGTCGGACAGCCAGGTCTACATCCTGAACAAGGCGACGACGTACTACCTCGCGGGTCTCGCGGTGGCCGTCGGCTTCCGGATGAACCTCTTCAACATCGGCGTCGACGGGCAGTACCGCCTCGCCGCGTTCTTCGCCGCCGCGCTCGGCGGCGCGCTCACCCTGCCCGGCGCGCTGCAGATCCCGCTGATCATCCTCACCGCGATGATCGTCGGCGCCATGTGGGCCGGCATCGCCGGTCTGCTCAAGGTCACCCGGGGTGTCAGCGAGGTCGTCTCGACGATCATGCTGAACTCCATCGCGACCGCGGTCATCGGCTACCTGCTCCAGCAGAACCGCCTCGGCCACCTCGACGAGGCCGGCACCAAGATCTCCACCAAGCCGCTCCCGGAGTCCTCGCACTTCTTCGAGTTCCCGACGACCCCGACCCCGGTCTGGGGCTTCATCGTCGTCGCCGTCGTCGCGGGCATCGCCTACTGGTTCACGCTCTCGCGCACCCGCTTCGGCTTCGACCTGCGCACGGTCGGCCAGTCCGGCTCCGCCGCCGAGGCCAGCGGGGTCAACGTCCGCCGCATGGTCATCACCTCGATGCTCATCTCGGGCGCCGTCGCCGGCCTCATCGGCATGCCGACGCTGCTCAACGACAGCCACGAGTTCAGCGGCGACTTCCCCGTGGGCATCGGCTTCACCGGCATCGCCATCGCCCTCCTCGGCCGCAACCACCCCGTCGGCATCGCGCTCGGCGCGCTGCTCTGGGGCTTCCTGGAGCGCGGCACCGGAAAGCTGGAGTTCGAGGGCTACGACAAGGAGATCGTCGGCGTGATCCAGGGCGTCATCGTCCTGTGCGTCGTCATCGCGTACGAAGTCGTCCGCCGCTACGGACTCAAGCGCCAGCAGAGCAAGGTCGGCGCGGAACTCGCCGCACAGGCCGCCCGTAACTCCGACCAGCAGGAGGTGTCGGCGTGA
- a CDS encoding ABC transporter ATP-binding protein — MELRGITKRFPGVVANHDIDITVRRGTVHALVGENGAGKSTLMKILYGMQKPDEGTIAVDGEQASFSNPGDAIDRGIGMVHQHFMLADYLTVLENVVLGSEKLYGIGDRARAKIREISDAYGLGVRPDAMVEDLGVADRQRVEILKVLYRGARTLILDEPTAVLVPQEVDALFDNLRELKAEGLTVIFISHKLGEVLSVADEITVIRRGTTVGTADPKHTTTKQLAELMVGSELPSPETRESTVTDTPMLTVDGVRLTATDPDGAVRAVLDGITFTIHKGEVLGIAGVEGNGQSELVDAIMGMRTLDAGTLTLDAADISRTPTRKRREGGMAVIPEDRHRHGLLLEAPLWENRILGHVTERPNSRGAFLDIKAARTDTERIVREYDVRTPGIDVTAASLSGGNQQKLIVGREMSHAPKLLIAAHPTRGVDVGAQAQIWDQIREARGEGLAVLLISADLDELIGLSDTLRVMYRGRLVADADPATITPEELGSAMTGAASGHLEAPEEGGATAATDDDTDPREGGEDR; from the coding sequence GTGGAGCTCCGCGGTATCACCAAGCGGTTCCCCGGGGTCGTGGCCAACCACGACATCGACATCACCGTGCGCCGCGGCACCGTCCACGCCCTCGTCGGTGAGAACGGCGCCGGCAAGTCCACTCTGATGAAGATCCTGTACGGCATGCAGAAGCCGGACGAGGGCACCATCGCGGTGGACGGCGAGCAGGCCTCGTTCTCCAACCCGGGCGACGCCATCGACCGCGGCATCGGCATGGTGCACCAGCACTTCATGCTCGCCGACTACCTCACCGTCCTGGAGAACGTCGTACTCGGCTCCGAGAAGCTGTACGGCATCGGCGACCGGGCCCGCGCCAAGATCCGCGAGATCTCCGACGCGTACGGCCTCGGCGTCCGCCCGGACGCCATGGTCGAGGACCTCGGTGTCGCCGACCGCCAGCGCGTGGAGATCCTCAAGGTCCTCTACCGGGGCGCCCGCACCCTGATCCTCGACGAGCCCACCGCGGTCCTCGTGCCGCAGGAGGTCGACGCGCTCTTCGACAACCTGCGCGAGCTCAAGGCCGAGGGTCTGACCGTCATCTTCATCTCGCACAAGCTGGGCGAGGTCCTGTCGGTCGCCGACGAGATCACCGTCATCCGGCGCGGCACCACCGTCGGCACCGCCGACCCGAAGCACACCACGACCAAGCAGCTCGCCGAGCTGATGGTCGGCAGCGAGCTGCCCTCGCCGGAGACCCGCGAGTCGACGGTCACCGACACGCCCATGCTCACCGTGGACGGCGTACGGCTCACCGCGACCGACCCGGACGGCGCCGTGCGCGCCGTGCTCGACGGCATCACCTTCACCATCCACAAGGGCGAGGTCCTGGGCATCGCCGGCGTGGAGGGCAACGGCCAGTCCGAACTGGTCGACGCCATCATGGGCATGCGCACCCTGGACGCCGGCACCCTCACCCTGGACGCCGCGGACATCTCCCGCACCCCGACGCGCAAGCGCCGCGAGGGCGGCATGGCCGTCATCCCCGAGGACCGCCACCGGCACGGTCTCCTCCTGGAAGCCCCCCTCTGGGAGAACCGCATCCTCGGCCACGTCACGGAGCGCCCCAACAGCCGGGGCGCCTTCCTCGACATCAAGGCGGCCCGCACCGACACCGAGCGGATCGTGCGCGAGTACGACGTCCGCACCCCCGGGATCGACGTCACCGCGGCCTCCCTCTCCGGCGGCAACCAGCAGAAGCTGATCGTCGGCCGCGAGATGAGCCACGCGCCCAAGCTGCTGATCGCCGCGCACCCCACCCGGGGCGTGGACGTCGGCGCGCAGGCGCAGATCTGGGACCAGATCCGCGAGGCGCGCGGCGAGGGCCTGGCGGTACTCCTGATCTCCGCCGACCTGGACGAGCTCATCGGGCTCTCCGACACCCTGCGCGTCATGTACCGCGGCCGCCTGGTCGCGGACGCCGACCCGGCGACCATCACCCCCGAGGAGCTGGGCTCGGCGATGACGGGTGCGGCCAGCGGCCACCTCGAAGCGCCGGAGGAGGGCGGAGCCACCGCCGCCACGGACGACGACACCGACCCCCGCGAAGGGGGAGAGGACCGATGA
- a CDS encoding cytidine deaminase, translated as MTAPAFTEADWETLRAAARDAMSRAYAPYSGYPVGVAARVDDGRTITGCNVENASYGIGLCAECGLVSQLHATGGGRLTHFTCVDGAGESLVPCGRCRQLLYEFGGPELVLETPDGLRTLDEMLPQAFGPSHLG; from the coding sequence GTGACGGCCCCGGCCTTCACCGAGGCCGACTGGGAGACCCTGCGGGCCGCCGCCCGGGACGCCATGTCCCGGGCGTACGCCCCGTACTCCGGCTACCCGGTCGGCGTCGCGGCCCGCGTCGACGACGGCCGTACGATCACCGGCTGCAACGTCGAGAACGCCTCGTACGGGATCGGCCTGTGCGCCGAGTGCGGTCTGGTCTCCCAGCTGCACGCCACGGGCGGCGGCCGGCTGACCCACTTCACCTGCGTGGACGGGGCGGGCGAGAGCCTGGTCCCGTGCGGCCGGTGCCGGCAGCTGCTGTACGAGTTCGGCGGACCGGAACTGGTCCTGGAGACCCCGGACGGCCTGCGCACCCTGGACGAGATGCTGCCGCAGGCCTTCGGCCCGTCGCACCTCGGCTGA
- a CDS encoding amidohydrolase: MICPESDAGQPQGGTLPGALPDALRAELIAFRRDLHMHPELGNQEFRTTAAIKARLEQAGLVPRVLASGTGLMCDVGTRGEGTRPMLALRADIDALPIPDTKAGVPYRSTVPDRAHACGHDVHTTTVLGAGLVLAELDRQGLLPNPVRLIFQPAEEVLPGGAPDAIESGVLEGVGRIIGVHCDPKVDVGRVGLRVGAITSACDRLELALDGPGGHTARPHLTTDLVTAAAKVVTEVPALLARRVDARSGLALTWGRLETGHACNVIPQHAELSGTVRCLDLDAWREAPDLVHAAIDEVAGMHRAKTVINYIRGVPPVVNDAAAIDLLAGAMAARRGPYAIEGTEQSLGGEDFSWYLEHVPGAMARLGVRTPGDTRGLDLHRGNFDVDEEAITVGVELFTASALLHVNHP, from the coding sequence TTGATCTGCCCCGAGTCCGATGCCGGCCAGCCCCAGGGCGGGACCCTGCCCGGCGCTCTTCCCGACGCCCTGCGCGCCGAGCTGATCGCCTTCCGCAGAGACCTGCACATGCACCCCGAGCTGGGCAATCAGGAGTTCCGCACCACCGCGGCGATCAAGGCCAGGCTGGAGCAGGCGGGCCTCGTCCCGCGGGTGCTCGCCTCCGGGACCGGGCTCATGTGCGACGTCGGGACGCGCGGGGAGGGCACGCGGCCGATGCTCGCGCTGCGGGCCGACATCGACGCGCTCCCCATCCCGGACACCAAGGCAGGCGTGCCGTACCGCTCCACCGTGCCCGACCGGGCGCACGCCTGCGGGCACGACGTCCACACCACCACCGTCCTCGGCGCCGGACTGGTCCTGGCCGAGCTGGACCGGCAGGGGCTGCTGCCCAACCCGGTGCGGCTGATCTTCCAGCCGGCCGAGGAGGTGCTTCCCGGCGGGGCGCCCGACGCCATCGAGTCCGGGGTCCTGGAAGGCGTCGGCCGGATCATCGGCGTCCACTGCGACCCCAAGGTCGACGTCGGCCGGGTCGGGCTCCGGGTCGGGGCGATCACCTCCGCCTGCGACCGGCTCGAACTGGCCCTGGACGGGCCCGGCGGCCACACCGCCCGCCCGCACCTGACCACGGACCTGGTCACCGCCGCCGCCAAGGTCGTCACCGAGGTGCCCGCGCTGCTGGCCCGCCGGGTCGACGCCCGGTCCGGGCTCGCGCTGACCTGGGGGCGGCTGGAGACCGGCCACGCCTGCAACGTCATCCCGCAGCACGCCGAACTCTCCGGCACGGTCCGCTGCCTGGACCTCGACGCGTGGCGCGAGGCGCCGGACCTGGTGCACGCCGCGATCGACGAGGTCGCCGGGATGCACCGCGCCAAGACGGTGATCAACTACATCCGCGGCGTCCCGCCCGTGGTGAACGACGCCGCCGCGATCGACCTGCTGGCCGGCGCCATGGCCGCCCGCCGGGGCCCGTACGCCATCGAGGGCACCGAGCAGAGCCTGGGCGGCGAGGACTTCTCCTGGTACCTGGAGCACGTCCCGGGGGCCATGGCGCGCCTCGGCGTCCGTACTCCCGGCGACACGCGCGGGCTCGACCTCCACCGGGGCAATTTCGACGTCGACGAGGAGGCGATCACCGTGGGGGTCGAACTCTTCACCGCCTCCGCGTTGCTCCACGTCAACCACCCGTAA